From Candidatus Nitricoxidivorans perseverans, the proteins below share one genomic window:
- a CDS encoding SCO family protein translates to MSDNVLKNSLIILSILLAAALIGKPLSKLLFDKSAITTDFVLETADGALDSRLLRGKALAIALGYTRCADECANRLARVVKGYEMLGARDRGQVRMILVSVDPDRDTPADMGAYARRIHPDMVGATGKPDSLAAFANGFGATYNKSVIAPDGGYEVDFSHPIYLVDTEGRFVSALNENASPEDIAQALRSKLPAR, encoded by the coding sequence ATGTCCGACAATGTCCTGAAGAACTCCCTGATCATCCTGTCCATTCTCCTGGCCGCGGCCCTCATTGGAAAGCCGCTGTCGAAGCTCCTTTTCGACAAGAGCGCCATCACCACCGACTTCGTCCTGGAAACCGCCGACGGTGCGCTGGACAGCCGGCTGCTGCGCGGCAAGGCGCTGGCGATCGCCCTGGGCTACACCCGCTGCGCCGATGAATGCGCGAACCGGCTCGCCAGGGTCGTCAAGGGCTACGAAATGCTCGGTGCCCGCGACCGCGGCCAGGTGCGGATGATACTGGTGTCGGTGGACCCCGACCGGGATACGCCGGCGGACATGGGCGCATACGCCCGCCGCATCCATCCCGACATGGTCGGCGCCACCGGCAAGCCGGACAGCCTCGCCGCGTTCGCCAACGGCTTCGGCGCCACCTACAACAAGTCGGTGATCGCCCCGGACGGCGGCTACGAAGTCGACTTCAGCCACCCGATCTACCTCGTCGACACGGAAGGCCGGTTCGTTTCCGCGCTCAACGAAAACGCCTCGCCCGAAGACATCGCCCAGGCGCTGCGGTCGAAACTGCCCGCGCGATAA